A genomic region of Homalodisca vitripennis isolate AUS2020 unplaced genomic scaffold, UT_GWSS_2.1 ScUCBcl_3453;HRSCAF=8998, whole genome shotgun sequence contains the following coding sequences:
- the LOC124372556 gene encoding F-actin-capping protein subunit beta, protein MSDMQMDCALDLMRRLPPQQIEKNLSDLIDLVPSLCEDLLSSVDQPLKIARDKESGKDYLLCDYNRDGDSYRSPWSNTYDPPLEDGSMPSERLRKLEIDANHAFDQYREMYFEGGVSSVYLWDLDHGFAGVILIKKAGDGSKKIKGCWDSIHVVEVQEKSRSARYKLTSTAMLWLQTNKTGSGTMNLGGSLTRQVESEANVSEASPHIANIGKMVEDMENKIRNTLNEIYFGKTKDIVNGLRSVQPLSDQKVQAALRQDLAAALQKRQAKADN, encoded by the exons tCAGATATGCAAATGGATTGTGCGTTAGATTTGATGCGTCGTCTTCCCCCTCAGCAAATTGAGAAAAACTTGAGTGATTTGATTGACCTAGTACCTAGCCTTTGTGAAGATCTTCTGTCCTCTGTTGACCAACCTCTGAAAATTGCCAGAGATAAAGAATCAGGCAAGGACTATCTGTTGTGTGATTACAATAGAGATGGAGACTCATACAG ATCTCCTTGGAGCAATACTTATGACCCTCCTCTGGAAGATGGATCAATGCCTTCGGAGAGACTGAGAAAGTTGGAAATAGATGCCAATCATGCATTTGATCAGTATAGAGAAATGTATTTTGAGGGTGGTGTATCTTCAGTATATTTGTGGGACTTAGATCACGGATTTGCAG GTGTCATATTAATAAAGAAAGCGGGGGATGGTTCTAAGAAGATTAAGGGTTGCTGGGATTCAATACACGTGGTTGAAGTTCAAGAAAAGTCTCGTAGTGCACGTTACAAGCTGACATCTACGGCGATGTTGTGGCTGCAGACGAACAAGACTGGCTCCGGCACCATGAACCTGGGAGGGAGTCTGACAAGACAG gtTGAATCAGAAGCAAACGTATCAGAAGCATCTCCTCACATTGCAAATATAGGAAAAATGGTAGAAGACATGgagaataaaattagaaacactttaaatgaaatttactttgGTAAAACAAAAGATATAGTGAATGGTCTACGCAGTGTTCAGCCCTTGTCTGATCAGAAGGTACAGGCAGCGTTGCGGCAAGACTTGGCAGCAGCGCTTCAGAAGCGCCAAGCTAAGGCGGATAACTGA